Proteins encoded by one window of Fischerella sp. PCC 9605:
- the secG gene encoding preprotein translocase subunit SecG, translating into MTVSNIVQGIWVFSAIALIVLVLLHSPKGDGIGAIGGQAQLFSSTKSAENTLNRVTWALTVVFLGLSVVLSAGWLPK; encoded by the coding sequence ATGACCGTTTCTAACATCGTACAAGGCATTTGGGTTTTTTCGGCGATCGCTTTGATTGTCTTAGTGTTACTGCATAGCCCCAAAGGAGATGGCATCGGAGCCATTGGCGGACAAGCCCAGTTGTTTAGCAGTACCAAAAGTGCAGAAAACACATTGAACCGAGTTACATGGGCGCTGACAGTCGTTTTTCTCGGTTTATCCGTGGTTTTGAGTGCTGGTTGGCTCCCCAAATAG
- a CDS encoding peptidase: MRRQATTNQCRDVPWHVSTTTNISTIFLWRRLLAIIGLAISTGLLVILTNAQSFANFSYSPPLPLSPPPHHPYPTGSRLRVYTPPPHHPTSLPPAKSHPLPPTLANWQDSTNSDDYFSQIAPTQVGYLIWSQFPVKVYVETPKTIDAKQAEAWVNEVLQAVRDWSAYLPLQVIEKPEVADITVIRKAPPLQTSPGSKIPRARSAQTTCDLYNKNQNLYHRFTILLSPSQTGKYLLAAARHELGHALGIWGHSPLQSDALYFSQVRNPPPISPRDVNTLKRVYEQPTSLGWSLNS; the protein is encoded by the coding sequence ATGAGGAGACAAGCAACCACTAACCAATGTAGAGACGTGCCATGGCACGTCTCTACAACAACCAACATCTCAACAATTTTCCTTTGGCGACGTTTACTGGCAATTATAGGATTGGCTATTAGTACAGGACTGCTCGTTATCTTGACTAACGCGCAGTCATTTGCTAATTTTTCATACTCTCCCCCTCTCCCACTCTCCCCACCTCCCCATCACCCCTACCCTACGGGAAGCCGCTTGCGCGTCTACACCCCACCTCCCCATCACCCCACCTCCCTACCTCCCGCCAAATCCCATCCCCTACCGCCAACACTAGCAAACTGGCAAGATAGTACAAACAGTGATGACTACTTCTCTCAAATTGCACCAACGCAAGTAGGCTATTTAATTTGGTCGCAATTTCCCGTTAAAGTTTACGTAGAAACTCCAAAAACAATAGACGCCAAGCAAGCGGAAGCATGGGTCAACGAAGTTTTACAAGCTGTCCGGGATTGGAGCGCTTATTTACCTCTACAAGTAATCGAAAAACCAGAAGTAGCTGATATCACAGTTATCAGAAAAGCTCCTCCTCTGCAAACTTCTCCTGGTAGTAAAATTCCCCGTGCGCGTTCTGCCCAAACTACTTGCGATTTATATAATAAAAATCAAAATTTATACCATCGTTTTACGATTCTATTAAGTCCCAGCCAAACAGGTAAATACCTTTTAGCTGCTGCTCGCCACGAACTAGGCCACGCCTTGGGAATATGGGGACATAGTCCGCTACAAAGCGATGCTTTATACTTTTCTCAAGTTCGCAACCCGCCGCCAATTTCTCCAAGAGATGTGAATACCTTAAAGCGAGTTTATGAACAGCCTACGAGTTTGGGATGGTCTTTAAATTCTTAA
- the gpmI gene encoding 2,3-bisphosphoglycerate-independent phosphoglycerate mutase — protein sequence MTKAPVAPVVLVILDGWGYCEETQGNAIAAAKTPVMDSLWAAYPHTLIRTSGKAVGLPEGQMGNSEVGHLNIGAGRVVPQELVRISDAVEDGSILKNPALVSICQEVKNRNGKLHIVGLCSEGGVHSHVSHLFGLLDLAKSQGISEICIHAITDGRDTAPTDGVKAIALIQNYIDRIGIGRIVTLSGRYYAMDRDRRWDRTKRAYDVMTQDSPSNGRSAVEVLQASYAEGVTDEFIAPIRIAPGAIEPGDGVIFFNFRPDRARQLTQAFVNPEFNGFERQAIAPLSFVTFTQYDPDLPVKVAFEPQNLSNILGEVISQHGLKQFRTAETEKYAHVTYFLNGGLEEPFPGEDRELVNSPMVATYDKAPNMSAEAVTDIAVAAIEKGIYSLIVINYANPDMVGHTGKMEATIQAIETVDSCLARLLASVSKAGGTAIITADHGNAEHMIDERGNPWTAHTTNPVPLIVVEGEQAKIPGHGGNVALRSDGKLADIAPTILQILQLPQPPEMTGRSLLQPTEYEVKLSRTPVEVRL from the coding sequence ATGACCAAAGCACCTGTTGCTCCCGTGGTGCTAGTCATTTTAGACGGATGGGGCTACTGCGAGGAGACACAAGGAAATGCTATTGCAGCTGCTAAAACTCCGGTAATGGATAGCTTATGGGCAGCATATCCGCACACCCTGATCCGCACATCCGGAAAAGCAGTGGGATTGCCAGAGGGTCAAATGGGCAACTCTGAAGTTGGTCATTTGAACATTGGTGCTGGGAGGGTTGTACCCCAAGAGTTAGTACGCATTTCCGATGCGGTAGAAGACGGTTCCATTCTCAAGAACCCAGCACTTGTCAGTATTTGCCAAGAAGTCAAGAATCGCAATGGCAAGCTGCATATAGTCGGGCTTTGTTCTGAGGGTGGGGTACACTCGCACGTCAGTCATCTATTCGGACTACTTGACTTAGCGAAAAGTCAGGGAATTTCGGAAATATGCATACATGCCATCACAGATGGTCGCGATACCGCCCCAACAGATGGTGTCAAGGCAATTGCACTCATCCAAAACTATATAGACCGGATTGGCATCGGACGCATAGTTACCCTTAGTGGTCGTTATTATGCGATGGATCGCGATCGCCGTTGGGATCGGACTAAACGCGCCTATGATGTGATGACGCAAGATAGCCCCAGCAATGGTCGTTCTGCTGTGGAAGTTCTGCAAGCATCCTATGCAGAGGGTGTCACAGACGAGTTCATCGCCCCCATACGCATTGCACCCGGTGCGATAGAACCAGGAGATGGGGTAATATTTTTTAACTTCCGCCCCGACCGCGCCAGACAACTCACCCAAGCTTTCGTCAATCCAGAGTTTAACGGTTTTGAAAGACAGGCGATCGCGCCATTGTCCTTTGTCACCTTTACGCAGTATGACCCAGATTTACCAGTAAAGGTTGCCTTTGAACCGCAGAATCTGAGTAATATTTTAGGAGAAGTAATTTCCCAGCACGGTCTCAAGCAGTTTCGCACCGCTGAAACCGAGAAATACGCTCACGTCACCTACTTCTTGAATGGCGGACTAGAGGAACCTTTCCCAGGAGAAGACCGGGAACTAGTAAACAGTCCGATGGTTGCTACTTATGACAAAGCACCAAACATGTCAGCCGAAGCAGTTACAGACATAGCAGTAGCAGCGATTGAAAAGGGCATCTACTCCTTAATTGTGATTAACTATGCCAATCCAGACATGGTGGGACACACAGGTAAGATGGAAGCTACGATTCAAGCCATAGAAACTGTGGATAGCTGTTTAGCACGCCTGCTGGCAAGTGTGAGCAAAGCTGGAGGTACAGCAATTATTACTGCTGACCACGGCAACGCCGAACATATGATCGATGAGAGGGGAAATCCCTGGACAGCCCACACTACCAACCCAGTTCCTCTAATCGTCGTGGAAGGAGAACAAGCAAAAATTCCCGGACATGGCGGAAATGTTGCCTTGCGAAGCGATGGCAAGTTAGCCGACATTGCCCCTACGATTTTGCAGATTTTACAGCTGCCTCAGCCACCAGAAATGACAGGGCGATCGCTGCTACAACCCACAGAGTATGAAGTAAAATTATCTCGCACTCCCGTGGAAGTTAGACTGTAA
- a CDS encoding ABC-F family ATP-binding cassette domain-containing protein gives MLRLEHISKIYPTGEVLKDINWEVKVGDRVGLVGVNGAGKSTQLKIITGKVEPTSGEVIRPASLHIAYLNQEFDVDPSRTIREEFWTVFKEANQVQLSLVQVQQQMETASPEQLEKLINKLDRLQRQFEALDGYVLEARIGKILPEMGFEPEDGDRLVSAFSGGWQMRISLGKILLQEPDLLLLDEPTNHLDLETIEWLENYLKGLSTPMVIVSHDREFLDRLCTQIVETERGVSTTYLGNYSAYLQQKAENQTAQLSAYERQQKELEKQQAFVDRFRASATRSTQAKSREKQLEKIERIEAPTAGVRTLHFRFPAAPRSGREVVEIKDLTHIYDDKILFLGANLLIERGDRIAFLGPNGAGKSTLLRLIMGMEQATEGIVKLGEHNVIPGYFEQNQAEALDLQRTVMETIHDEVPDWKDEEVRTLLGRFLFSGDTVFKKVAALSGGEKARLALAKMLLCPANLLILDEPTNHLDIPAKEMLEEALQNYDGTAIVVSHDRYFISQVANKIVEIRDGEFRVYLGDYHYYLEKIAEEKEQARLAAIAAEKAAKKAAKAAKAAAKKK, from the coding sequence ATGCTAAGACTAGAACATATTAGTAAAATTTATCCGACTGGCGAAGTCCTCAAGGATATTAATTGGGAAGTGAAAGTTGGCGATCGCGTTGGTTTAGTTGGTGTCAATGGTGCTGGTAAATCCACTCAACTCAAAATCATCACTGGCAAAGTTGAGCCAACCTCTGGTGAAGTTATTCGTCCTGCCAGCTTACACATAGCCTACCTCAACCAAGAGTTTGATGTAGATCCCAGCCGCACCATCAGAGAAGAATTTTGGACAGTCTTCAAGGAGGCAAACCAGGTACAGTTGTCTCTGGTGCAGGTACAGCAGCAGATGGAAACCGCCTCACCAGAACAACTGGAAAAACTGATCAATAAGTTAGATCGCTTGCAGCGGCAGTTTGAAGCCTTAGATGGCTATGTCCTAGAGGCACGCATTGGCAAGATATTACCAGAAATGGGCTTTGAACCAGAAGATGGCGATCGCCTTGTCAGTGCTTTCAGTGGCGGTTGGCAGATGCGAATCAGTTTGGGTAAAATCCTCCTGCAAGAGCCTGATTTGTTGCTTCTGGACGAGCCAACTAACCACCTAGATTTAGAAACTATTGAGTGGCTGGAAAATTACCTCAAAGGCTTGAGTACGCCGATGGTAATAGTTTCCCATGACCGCGAGTTCCTCGATCGTCTGTGCACCCAAATTGTAGAAACCGAACGTGGTGTTTCCACTACCTACCTCGGTAACTACTCGGCATACCTACAACAGAAAGCCGAAAATCAAACAGCACAACTTAGTGCTTACGAACGCCAGCAAAAAGAACTGGAGAAGCAACAAGCTTTTGTTGACAGGTTCCGTGCTAGCGCTACCCGTAGCACTCAGGCAAAAAGCCGGGAAAAGCAACTAGAAAAAATTGAGCGCATCGAAGCACCTACTGCTGGGGTAAGAACATTACACTTCCGTTTTCCCGCTGCACCCCGCAGCGGACGAGAGGTAGTGGAAATCAAAGATTTAACTCACATCTACGATGACAAAATCTTGTTTTTAGGAGCAAATCTCCTGATTGAAAGAGGCGATCGCATTGCTTTTCTTGGCCCCAACGGTGCTGGCAAATCTACTTTGTTACGCCTGATTATGGGTATGGAACAAGCCACAGAAGGCATAGTCAAATTAGGCGAACACAATGTGATCCCGGGTTACTTTGAGCAAAACCAGGCGGAAGCTTTGGACTTGCAAAGAACTGTTATGGAAACTATCCATGATGAAGTGCCTGATTGGAAAGATGAAGAAGTCCGCACACTGCTGGGACGCTTTTTATTCAGTGGCGATACGGTGTTTAAAAAAGTTGCTGCCTTAAGTGGTGGTGAAAAAGCGCGTCTAGCGTTAGCAAAAATGCTCTTGTGTCCAGCAAATTTACTAATACTAGATGAGCCAACCAACCACTTAGATATTCCAGCCAAAGAAATGCTGGAAGAAGCGCTGCAAAACTATGATGGCACAGCGATAGTTGTTTCTCACGACCGATATTTTATCTCTCAGGTAGCCAATAAAATCGTGGAAATTCGAGATGGAGAATTCCGCGTCTACTTAGGTGACTATCATTACTACCTGGAGAAAATAGCGGAAGAAAAAGAACAAGCTAGGCTAGCAGCGATCGCAGCCGAAAAAGCCGCTAAAAAAGCTGCTAAAGCTGCTAAAGCGGCGGCGAAGAAGAAGTAA